From a single Myotis daubentonii chromosome 5, mMyoDau2.1, whole genome shotgun sequence genomic region:
- the LOC132234128 gene encoding olfactory receptor 7A5-like, producing the protein MVQGNDTSISEFILLGVSEEPELQPLIFGLFLSMYLITVLGNLLIILAVISDSHLHTPMYFFLSNLSLVDICFTSTTVPKMLMNIQTRSKVITYEGCITQIYFFILFAVTDNFLLTVMAYDRFVAICHPLHYTVIMNPRLCGLLVLLSWILSALYALLQNLMVLRLSFCTCLEVPHFFCELNQILQLACSDTFLNTMLMYFGVVLLGGGPLVCIIYSYSKIVSSIRGISSSQGKYKAFSTCASHLSVVSLFYGTILGVYLSSAATQNSRSSATASVMYALVTPMLNPFIYSLKNKDIKEALKRFVGMTGIKGPVVLGMRKCP; encoded by the coding sequence ATGGTACAAGGCAATGATACCTCAATTTCAGAATTTATTCTCCTGGGAGTTTCAGAAGAACCAGAATTGCAGCCCCTCATATTTGGACTgttcctctccatgtacctgatcactgtattgggaaacctgctcatcatcctggctgTCATctcagactcccacctccacacgcccatgtacttcttcctctccaacctgtccttggtagacatctgtttcacctccaccacTGTCCCAAAGATGCTGATGAACATCCAGACACGAAGCAAAGTCATCACCTATGAAGGCTGCATCacacagatatattttttcatactctTTGCAGTGACGGACAACTTCCTCTTGACCGTGATGGCCTATGATCGTtttgtggccatctgccaccccctgcactacACAGTAATTATGAACCCCCGActctgtggactgctggttctgCTGTCCTGGATCTTGAGTGCCCTGTATGCCTTGTTACAAAATTTAATGGTGTTGCGACTATCCTTCTGTACATGCTTGGAAGTTCctcactttttctgtgaactcaatCAGATTCTCCAACTTGCCTGTTCTGACACCTTTCTTAATACCATGTTGATGTATTTTGGAGTTGTGCTGTTGGGTGGTGGTCCCCTTGTTTGTATCATATACTCTTACTCTAAGATTGTGTCCTCCATACGAGGAATCTCATCATCTCAGGGGAAGTATAAAGCATTTTCTACGTGTGCCTCTCACCTCTcagttgtctccttattttatggTACAATCCTAGGAGTgtatctcagctctgctgctaccCAAAACTCACGCTCAAGTGCAACAGCCTCAGTGATGTATGCCCTGGTCACACCCATGCTCAATCCTTTCATTTACAGTCTGAAGAACAAAGACATAAAGGAGGCTCTGAAAAGATTTGTTGGCATGACAGGCATAAAAGGTCCAGTTGTGCTAGGGATGAGGAAGTGCCCATGA
- the LOC132234129 gene encoding olfactory receptor 7A10-like: MCPDCMGPENDTLISEFLLLGLSEEPALQPLIFGLFLSMHLITVLGNLLIILAVSSDSLLHTPMYFFLSNLSLVDICFTSTTVPKMLWNIQTQSKAITYVGCITQLYFFILFGGLDDFLLAVMAYDRYVAICHPLHYMVIMNPRLCGLLVLVSWIMGALNSLAQSLMVLPLSFCTDLEIPHYFCDLREVVHLACSDTFLNNMVMYFVAVLLGGGPLAGIIYSYSKIMSSIRAIPTAQGKYKAFSTCASHLSVVSLFYGTCIGVYLSSAATQSSHSSAAASVMYTVVTPMLNPFIYSLRNRDIKRALKRFFVMAGTKGTIISR, from the exons atgtgccctgactg CATGGGACCTGAGAATGATACTCTGATatcagaatttcttcttctgggaTTGTCAGAGGAACCAGCACTgcagcccctcatatttgggcttttcctctccatgcacctgatcactgtgttgggaaacctgctcatcatcctggctgTCAGCTCTGACTCCCTTCTACACacccccatgtacttcttcctgtccaacctgtccttggtagacatctgtttcacctccaccaccgtcccaaagatgctgtggaacatccagacacagagcaAAGCCATCACCTATGTAGGCTGCATCACACAGTTGTATTTTTTCATACTCTTTGGAGGACTGGATGACTTCCTTCTAGCTGTGATGGCCTATGACAGGTATGTGGCCATATGTCACCCCCTGCACTACATGGTCATCATGAACCCCCGTctctgtggactgctggttctggtgtcctggatcatgggGGCCCTGAATTCCTTGGCACAAAGTTTAATGGTGTTGCCATTGTCCTTCTGTACAGATTTAGAAATCCCACACTATTTTTGTGATCTCAGAGAAGTGGTTCACCTTGCCTGTTCTGACACCTTTCTTAATAACATGGTGATGTATTTTGTAGCTGTGCTACTGGGTGGTGGTCCCCTGGCTGGTATCATTTACTCTTACTCAAAGATAATGTCCTCCATACGTGCAATCCCAACAGCTCAGGGGAAGTATAAGGCATTTTCTACCTGTGCGTCTCACCTCTCggttgtctccttattttatggaACATGCATAGGAGTgtatctcagctctgctgctaccCAAAGCTCACACTCAAGTGCAGCAGCCTCAGTGATGTACACCgtggtcacacccatgctgaaccccttcatctacagtctcAGGAACAGGGACATAAAGAGGGCCCTGAAGAGATTCTTTGTGATGGCAGGTACAAAGGGGACAATCATCTCGAGGTAA
- the LOC132234390 gene encoding olfactory receptor 7A10-like, with amino-acid sequence MVQGNDTSVSEFILLGLAEEPELQPLIFGLFLSVCLITVLGNLLIILAVRSDSHLHTPMYFFLSNLSLVDICVTSTTVPKMLVNIQTQSKAITYAGCITRMYFFILFAVTDDFILTVMAYDRYVAICHPLYYTVIMNPRLCGLLVLVSWVMIVSLFYGTSLGVYLSSAAAHSSHSSAAASVLYTVVTPMLNPFIYSLRNKDIKGALKQFVGMTGIKGPVVLGMRKCP; translated from the exons ATGGTACAAGGCAATGATACCTCAGTTTCAGAATTTATTCTCCTGGGATTAGCAGAGGAACCAGAACTAcagcccctcatatttgggcttttcctgTCCGTGTGCCTGATCACTGTgttgggaaacctgctcatcatcctggccgTCCGCtctgactcccacctccacacacccatgtacttcttcctctccaacctgtccttggtagacatctgtGTCACCTCCACCACCGTCCCAAAGATGCTGGtgaacatccagacacaaagcAAAGCCATCACCTATGCAGGCTGCATCACAAGGATGTATTTTTTCATACTCTTTGCAGTGACAGACGACTTTATCCTGACTGTGATGGCCTATGACAGGTATGTGGCCATCTGTCACCCACTGTACTACACAGTCATCATGAACCCCCggctctgtggactgctggttctggTGTCCTGGGTCATGA ttgtctccttattttatggaACAAGCCTAGGAGTGTATCTCAGTTCTGCGGCTGCCCACAGCTCACACTCAAGTGCAGCAGCCTCAGTGTTGTACACCgtggtcacacccatgctgaaccccttcatctacagtctcAGGAACAAAGACATAAAAGGGGCCCTGAAACAATTTGTTGGGATGACAGGCATAAAAGGTCCAGTTGTCCTAGGGATGAGGAAGTGTCCATGA